ATAATTGATCGTAACAACGACAATATCACCCTTTTGCGCCATTCGCGCCCCATCATATAAAGGAATGATTCCAGACCCGGTGACGAAGGCTCCCCCGTGAATCCACACCATCACTGGACGTCCCTCCACAGGAGCCTCTGAAGCCGGTGTCCACACGTTCAGGTACAAGCAATCCTCCGACTGCTCAGGCGGTTCTGCCAGATTCCCGGTCATACTGTCTGCTGATGGCATAGGTTGCGGACAGATCGGCCCAAACCTCGTCGCAGCCCGCACACCCTCCCAAGGCTTCAAAGGCTGAGGTGCGTGAAAACGCAGTTCTCCAACAGGAGGCTGGGCATATGGGACACCTTTCCATGCATGATATCCGTCCCCCGACTCCCCACGCAACTGACCTAGACGGGTATGTACTGTAATACTTTCCATCATCAACCCCCCTTTATCTCGTATGTTCAACACAAACGGCATAATATCAATCGTTACATAGTTCTATTATACCTTGTGCACTGGGACAAACCAAAAATCGAGTGAAGCCAATCCATCCTCTATTAAGTGAAACACAAAAAAACACCGGAAGCGCTTTTGGCGCTCCGGCATGTTGTAGACAGGATAGGACATAGGCAATTAATCTTGTACTTCTTCCTTTGGAATCAGCTTGTAAATTTCTTCACTCTCCAAAGAGTCAATTAATCGGTCTAACCACTTATAATAGGCTACGGCCTGCTTCATTTTCAGACGGTCTTGCTGGAGAATCGCCTTAAATTCATCATATTCTCCACCCTGCTCTATCAGCCTGTTCAGCTCATCAATGGCTTTACGCAGCACCAGCAGATTCGTTTCCACCGCTTTTCTCCATTTAATAGCGAAGAAGTCAGTGAATGTTTGATGCCAATCATATTCGACTTCATACAAGTCCTTGCGCGAGCCTTTGCTCCACACCTTGTTCACCATTTTCAAATCCAACAGCGTCCGGACGCCCGTACTCATGCTGGTTTTACTCATTTCCATTTCACGGCCCATCTCGTCCAGCGTCATCGGTTTATCCGCAAAAAACAGCAAACCGTACAAATGCCCCGCAGAAAGAGTGATCCCATACAAGTCCATGTTTTTACCTATAGCTTCTATGACACGTTTGCGAATTTTTTGCAGCGAAGCCTGCTGCTCATCACCTAACTGGTACAAGCTCATGCTTGCAACCTCCTAATTTTAGAGCATTTTGCATAACTTAGTATGAACGAATTACCCGTGGTCGTTCAAAATCACAATTCGCAAAATTGCTAATGATAGTTTATTTTCAATATTATGGATATTTATAAATCTTTTTCTTATGGTTATATTTCATTGTCTATTTTAAAAAAAGCATTATCGGTTGTAAAGTTCCGAATGTTTGAGCATTCTAAAGAACGAAGGAGCATTTCGGAGTAAATTTTGTACAGTTTTTTCTGTACGATCTTTATAAACAGTTTTTTCGTTTGAAAAGTAAGCAAGGCTTCTGTTACAATTTATTTTGTCATTAACCGTTCAGGATGCCCGGAATTATGATTTTTTATACCCAATCCATCATGCAACACGGGGTTAATACCAAGCAAAGTATAGAAAGAAGAGGTGTATGTATGACGATTTTGGAAGTTAAAAATGTCAGCAAACTCTTTGGTCCTCACGCAGAGCAAGGTGTTCCGCTCCTGGAGCAAGGCTGGGGCAAGGAAAGGCTGGCCAAAGAGAAACAAATTACTGTTGGTGTCAATAGAGCCAACATGGAAATTAAGCAAGGTGAAATTTTCGTGATTATGGGTCTATCAGGCAGTGGCAAGTCCACCTTGGTGCGAATGCTAAATCGCTTGATTGAGCCTACCTCAGGTGAAATACTTGTCCACGGCAAGGATCTCCGTAAGATGAACAAAGAACAACTCCGCGAAGTTCGCCGTAAAACCATCAGTATGGTTTTTCAAAAATTCGCATTGTTTCCACATCGGACTGTATTGGAAAATGTAGAATACGGCCTTGAAATTCAAAAGGTAGAAAAAGCGTTGCGCCAGGAAAAGGCACAGCAAGCGCTGGAACTGGTGGGTCTTAAAAATTGGGGCGATAAAATGCCCGATGAACTGAGTGGCGGTATGCAGCAGCGTGTCGGTCTGGCACGAGCACTGGCTAACGACCCTGAAGTGCTCCTGATGGATGAAGCGTTCAGCGCATTGGACCCTCTCATTCGCCGCGACATGCAGGATGAGTTGCTGGAGCTTCAAGATAAAATGAAGAAAACCATTGTTTTTATCACCCATGATCTGGATGAAGCGCTGCGGATCGGAGACCGGATTGCATTGATGCGGGACGGGTCGGTTGTACAAATCGGTACACCGGAAGAAATCATGATCCAACCGGCTAACTCATATGTAGCGCGCTTCGTCGAGGATGTGGATCTGTCCAAAGTATTGACGGCCGCCCATGTCATGCTTCGTCCAGAAACAATTACTATGGATCGTGGTCCACGCGTTGCTCTGGAATTGATGCGGGAACGCGGGATTTCCAACCTGTTCGTCATTGACCGTGCCAAAAAGCTCCTAGGTGTTATTAACGCCGAGGATGCTGTTCATGCACTGCGCAACAATTTGAAGATTGAAGATATTTTGATGACAGACGGGCCGCAGGTTGCTGCCGATACCGTCATTAACGATTTGTTTGAAATTACAAGCTCGTCCAAGGTGCCGCTGGCTGTCGTCGATGATAAGCAAAAGCTGCTGGGTGTTATCGTCCGTGGAGCTTTACTAGGCGCACTTAGTGGAGATGTACCCACTACAAAGGAGGTGAATGCCCATGATACCGAAACTGCCAATCGCTGAGTGGATTCAATCCATTGTAGACTGGATGGGTATTCATCTGGCAGGATTATTTAATGTTATTTCTTCCGTTATTGAAGCGGTAGTAGGCTTTTTCTCAGGCCTGTTTATGCTTCCACACCCGCTGGTGTTTATCGTAATCATCGGGATTATCGCCTTTATGATCGGTCGGGTTCAGCTTACGCTGTTTACTGTCATCGGCTTCCTGCTGATTGACAATCTGGGCTATTGGAGCGAAACGATGAACACGCTTGGACTGGTCATCACGTCTGCGCTCATATCCATTATTATCGGGATTCCCATCGGAATCTGGTGTGCATACAGCAAATCGGCGTCACGCATAATCACGCCTTTGCTTGATTTTATGCAGACAATGCCCGCATTCGTGTACTTGCTCCCTGCGGTTACCTTTTTTAGCCTTGGTGTTGTACCGGGCGTCATCGCCTCGGTCATCTTTGCCATCCCGCCGACCATTCGCATGACGAATTTGGGGATTATGCAGGTGTCGGGTGAGCTGATTGAAGCCTCTGACGCATTTGGTTCAACATCAGCGCAAAAGCTGTTCAAAGTACAGCTTCCACTGGCATTGCCTACTCTGATGGCTGGTATTAACCAGACGATTATGCTGTCACTGTCCATGGTGGTTATTGCTTCCATGATCGGTGCGGAAGGTATCGGCGCGGTTGTGTACCGGGCTGTGACACAGCTGCAAATTGGTAAAGGTTTTGAAGCTGGCCTGGCTGTCGTTGTTCTGGCTATTGTGCTTGACCGTTTCACGCAAAACCTGTTCAAGCCAGCGAAAAGAAACAAAAGCCGTGTATCCGCCAAACAAAAAGTGTGGATTGCCTCTGCGGTTACAGCCGTCATTCTGATCGCTGGCGCATCACAATATTTTGTTGGTGCCGATCATTCTGCATCTGGCAAAGGTAACGCAGCCGCCAATCCGGTTGGCGAAGAGGTTGATTACAAGATTATCGGCATTGACGCCGGGGCAGGCATTATGAAATCAACTGCCAAAGCGATTAAGGACTACAATTTATCCGATTGGAAGCTGGTAGAAGGCTCCGGTGCAGCCATGACGGCAACACTGGACAAAGCCATTAAAGCGAAAAAACCGATCATTGTTACAGGCTGGACTCCTCACTGGATGTTCAACAAATATGATCTCAAATATTTGGAAGACCCTAAAAAATCTTATGGTGAAGCAGAGGGCATTCATACGATTGCCCGTAAAGGACTGCAAAAGGATGCCCCTGTCGCTTACGAATTCCTGAAACGCTTCAAATGGACTCCGGAGGATATGGGTGAAATGATGGTTGCCATTCAAGCCGGAACCAGTCCTGAGCAAGCTGCCAAGGATTGGGCAGAGAAGCATGCCGATAAGGTGCAGGAATGGACTCATGGGCTGCAACCTGTCAATGGGGACCCTTTTAAGCTGAGTTATGTGGCTTGGGATTCTGAAATTGCGAGTACGAATTTGCTGAAATATATTTTGGAAAACAAACTGGGTTACAAAGTAACCGCACTGCAGGTTGAAGCAGGTCCAATGTGGACGGGTGTCGCCAGCGGCGATGTAGATGCCTCGCCAGCTGCATGGCTGCCGTTGACACATGCGGACTACTGGGCTAAATACAAGGATAAGCTTGACGATCTGGGTGCTAATATGACCGGTGTTAAAACCGGATTGGTCGTTCCAGCTTATATGAATGTTAAATCGATTGCTGATTTGTAGGAAAGCGGAGCCGCTTCGGCTTCAGCTTCGCTTATGTATTTATAACCAAAAGGCAGATCAGGAGTAGCATCTGATCTGCCTTTTTATATTTGGAATATTTAGAGTTGCTTTCAGCCTTTAAGCGTGACACCTTCTTGAGCGGGAACATCGGCATGCTGCCCTGTCGTCTGGTGCTGTCTAAAAAATAGCGGATAAATAGCGAAGGACACCAGAAGAGTCACACAGCCAATGACTCCCAAAGCTATCGTATCCTTAAAGACGTATGTGATATCCAGTCCTTTGAGCGTAATATTTCGTACAGCATCCAGATAATACGTCAGCGGTAATATTTCGGCAATCCCCCGCAAGAAGCCAGGCATTGCTTCCAGTGGCCACGTATAGCCTGATAGCATAAAAGAAGGAACAGCAATCAGCATCAGGGTTTGCGTGGCATCCACTCTTGACTTGGAAAAAAGACTGAATAGAAAACCTAAACCGCACAATGCAAAGTTGAAGGCCAGCGACACCATAATCAGCGGAAGAACCTGTCCCCTGAATGGAATATCAAAGTATAACGCACTGATACTGAATACAGTCAGCACATTGAAGGCTCCTGCCACATAATACGGTGTCAGCTTGGCAATTGCCAAGCGCCAGGGAGTATTTTTCCATGCACCAAATCTCCCCCACGTTCCTGCCTCCTTATCACGTGTGCAGGATAAGGCAATGCCAAGCAGCAAGCACTGCTGGAGTGCCGCCGAAATAACCCCTAAGGGCATGAAAAGCTTATAATCATAGACCGGGTTAAATAGCACTCTCGATCGGAACGGGATCGTACTCAGCGTTGAGGCAGCCTGATCGGCATTCATTCCCTTTTGCTTCATAGAATTGATAGATACTCCGGCACTTACGCTACTGATGACCTGATTCGCGATCCGGCTGGCACTATTGGAATACATCATATTGCTGCCGTCAATCAGAGTTAGCACCGGCGGGTTCTCCCCATGCTTAAGCCGAGTGGTGAAATTGTCAGGAATGACGATTCCGACCTTAGCTTCCCCGGTCTCCACCTGATGGACAGCATCCTCCTGATTGGTCGCTTGCCGTGTAACGGCAAATGAATCTGTCGCGTCGAACGCCTGAATGATTTGGCGACTAAGCTGTGAGTTATCTCCGTCATATACCGTGACAGGCATCTCGGTAATCCGCTGATGTGAATACAGGAAGCCGAACAGTATCGTATACACAATCGGCGTAATCAGCAGAATAGCCATAAAGCGGCGATCCCGGAAGATGCTCAGCCACTCCTCGCGAAACACATCGCGGATACGAAGTCTTTCCTGTTGATCCTGCATATTATTGCGCCCCTTTGCCTGTAAACAGAACTGTAGAGCCCGTTGGAACCGAGGCAGCAAGATCCGGCAAAGCTACCTTAACGCCAAAGGAACGAACATCCTTATCACCGGAGCTTTGGCTCGGTTTTTGAATGGCGAAGTCGGCAGCGGATTCCAACAGAATCACTTTACCCTTCAGCTCCTTACCACCCGACAGCAGTTTAATTTGAACGGTATCCCCTGCTTGCAGACCATTCAGAGATGTTTCCGGTACATAGAACTTAGCCCAACGCTGTGTCGAAGTTTCAATCGTATAGACCGGGAATCCTGCACTAGCCATTTCCCCCAAGCTAAGTGATTTGGATTTCACGATTCCATCCTCGGACGCGCGCAACGTGGTGTAGCTCAAGTAAGTTTGCGCTTCCTGGAGCGCGGCTTCCGCTTGTGCTACCTGTGCATTGGCACCTGCAACCGCAGATTGCGCCTGCTCCACCGTGGATTGCGCCGCCTTCACTGCGGACTGCGCTTGCTCTACCGAAGCCTGTGCGGCTTTGACATCTTCCTGCTGCAAAGCGACTTTGCCTGCACCAGCCTGTGCTTCCTTCACTGCAGCCAATGCCTGACGGTACTGCGCTTCAGCCGCCGTGATTTCCTCCTTGCGGCTTCCCTCACGTACCATATTCAGCTGTTGAGAAGCTGAATTGTACTTGGCTTCTGCCTGTTGATGATCCAGCGTTGCTTGATCCAATGACGCCTGCGTTGCCGCTCCGGCTTCTTGGAGCTTTTTGGCACGCTCCAGATTTTTAACGGTCAAATCCAGCGTTTCCTTGGCTGCCTTCACAGCTACTTGCGCTTGTTCCAGCTCCTGCGGTCTTGCACCGCTCTTGAGGGCGTCCAGCTTGGCTTTAGCCGCAGCCGCAGCCGCTTGTGCCTGTTCAATCTGGCTGGAGGAAGCCTGTGCAGTTACACCGACTGCTGTTGATCCCTGGCTTTTCTTGGCCTGAGCTGCACTCACAGTAGCCTGTGCCTGGCCTACTCCTGCTTGAGCCTGCAGTACACTGGCTTTCGCTTTGGACACATTACTCTTGGCTGCCAGCAATGCAGCCTGTGCCTGCTTCACCTTATCTTCCAGCTCACGACTTTCCAATTTGGCTAATACCTGCCCCTTTTTCACCTGATCGCCCTCTTTTACGAACATCTGGTCAATGCGTCCTGCCATCTTAAAGCTGGCATTAAGGGTATCCGATTCTACATAAGCGGTAGGAATAGAAGAGGATTGATCCGCAGATAAGCTGCTGCCTCCTCGTGGGAAAGCCGTCAAGGCATAGATTCCTACAGCGATTAAAATAATAAGTACGGCGTAAATCGTATATTTTTTAGCTTTCATGTTCCATCACTCCATCTGTCAATTAATGATGAATGCCTAGTGCATTACATACAAATAATTCAGTACTTTCACGAACTTCCTGCATATTCATCGTTTCGCCCCATACCATTGAACGCATCGGAATAAAAATGTAAATACCGAACAGGCAATTTGCCGTCGTTTTTGCATCCAGCTTGCTCGAGATTTTCCCGTAGAACTTGCCGGATTCGATCTCTGCCTCCATAAAATCAAAATAGCCAGCCAGCACCTGCCTGATATTAAAATGCTGCTCTTGTGAAACCCATCCTTTGCTGACCAGTAGACGGCAAAAATCCGGCTCTCTCCCTATAAACTCAATATGTACCTGGATCAGCTTGCGAATCCTTAGTTCTACCTGATCCTTGGGAGTTTGAGCCATCGCTTCATGGATATCCCGAACAAAACGTTCCATCCCCATCTTCAAGATGTAGATGTACAATTCTTGCTTATTTTTAAAATTATAGTACAGGGTTCCTTTGGCAATACCACATACCTTGGCGATCTCCTCCATATTCGTTTCATTAAAACCTCGTTCGGAAAAAGCCTTGAGTGCTCCGTTAAAAATAATTTCTTTTGTCTGCTGTTTCATGCTTCCTCCTTCTTTGAACTGACTGTTCAGTACAAAAATTATGTATTTATTATAAGCCCACTTTTAGTTATCCAGCAATAGTAAAAATGCAAATTATTCATTTTAGACACTTCGTCTAAACAGTCGTTCTAAAAAGAAAATAACGCAAAAAACGGATTGAATCAGTGAGAGGGTCACTCATTCAATCCGTTATTTTTATAAAAGCGGCCGATAAAGGGGGACGTATTACAGTTTACTCGTCGCTTTTAAGGGAAGGCCGATTATTTTTTGACCGTTTGATTGTATTGTGCAATTTTGCCTGTAATCTCCTGCGCCGCCTGATCCAATGCCTGTTTTGGCTGTTGTTGGCCGCTCAGAACGGCCTCGATTGCACCCTCAACAATTTGACGCGCTTCCGGGAATACCCCCATCACAGCACCTTGTGTAGCGGTAGATTGCACCGAAGCGTGCAATTGGTCAACTGCCGTCTGGAATTGCGGGTATTTGACCATATTGTCTTTGAGTACCTGCTCATGATAAGCCGCTTTGGTGATCGGGAAGTATCCGGTATTCACACTCCATTGGGCCTGCACAGCCGGGGAAGCGACAAATTTAATGAATTCCCAAGCTGCCTTTTGCTGGGCTTCAGGCTTATTGTTCATAATGTACAAGCTCGCGCCGCCTACAACGACACCGCCTTCTTTAGCATCCGTTGCTCTTGGCAGGAAGCCCGTACCTACTTCGAATTTATCGCCAACCTGCTCCACAATATTACGCAGTGAAGCGGTGGTATCCAGCGTCATCGCAATTTGTCCTGCGGAAAAGGCTTTGGCAGTATCATCCGAGTTACGTCCCAGATTGGATACAACCTTTTCATCCATCATTTTCTTCCACCACGTCAGGGTTTTCACACCTGCATCCGAATTCAGCAGCGATTCCGTTGCAGCCTGATTGCGTCCGTTGCCATTATTCACATAATCCGCATTCTGATTGGCAAACAATTGCTCCATAAACCAGCCATAGATCGCGATGGATGCACCGGGTTTACCATCCTTGCTCAAGGCTTTGGCAGCTTTTTCGAATTCATCATAGGTTTTTGGAGGATTGGCCGGGTCAAGCCCCGCCGCTTTGAACGCATCCTTATTGTAGTACAAAATCGGGTTTGACGTGTTGAACGGCATGGCGTTCAATTTACCATCAATCGTGTAGTATCGCGTAATATTCGGCTCAAGCTGAGATAGATCGAATTTGTCTGCATCAATAAATTGTTGTACAGGCGTGATCATTTTGGAGTCGATCATGAATTTGCTGCCGATTTCATATACCTGAATGATGTCCGGGCCGCTGTTGGAACCAAGCGACGCTTTCAGCTTGTTCAGGCTGTCATCATATTTGCCCTGGTATACGGGCTCCACCTGAATGTCCTTGTGGCTGGCGTTAAAGTCAGCCGCGATCTGTTTGATCGCTTTTTCACCGTTACCGGACATCGAATGCCACCAGGTCAGCTTGACTGGAGAACCCGCTGCAGCCCCTGCATTACTGTCATTCCCCGGCTTTTCTGCTGCCGTATTGTTGCTACAACCTGCTGCAACCACCATTGCAGTCAGAATAAGCAGGGTCAAGGCACTTTTCAGACGAACAAATCTCATCATCTCTCTTCTCTCCCTTGGATTAAATCATTCTCGAATACGACAATCCTTTACGAGACTATTTTGTGATCAAGCTTTGTATAAAGGCTGCTTGCGCAGGTGTTGCTATAAGCTTTGCTGTTAACTTTGGATAAGGAGCTTAACATGGGCTTGGTCAGCCTTTCAGCGCACCCGCGGCCATCCCGCGTACCAGTTGCTTTAGTCCAAAGACCAGCAGGAGCAGTGACGGTAAAATGACAAGCGCAGTGCCCGCAAACACCAGATTCCATGAAGTGGATTCCTGAAATTCAAGCATGGAAATGCCAATCTGTACGGTACGCATATTTTCGCTA
This DNA window, taken from Paenibacillus kribbensis, encodes the following:
- a CDS encoding ABC transporter permease, with amino-acid sequence MQDQQERLRIRDVFREEWLSIFRDRRFMAILLITPIVYTILFGFLYSHQRITEMPVTVYDGDNSQLSRQIIQAFDATDSFAVTRQATNQEDAVHQVETGEAKVGIVIPDNFTTRLKHGENPPVLTLIDGSNMMYSNSASRIANQVISSVSAGVSINSMKQKGMNADQAASTLSTIPFRSRVLFNPVYDYKLFMPLGVISAALQQCLLLGIALSCTRDKEAGTWGRFGAWKNTPWRLAIAKLTPYYVAGAFNVLTVFSISALYFDIPFRGQVLPLIMVSLAFNFALCGLGFLFSLFSKSRVDATQTLMLIAVPSFMLSGYTWPLEAMPGFLRGIAEILPLTYYLDAVRNITLKGLDITYVFKDTIALGVIGCVTLLVSFAIYPLFFRQHQTTGQHADVPAQEGVTLKG
- a CDS encoding HlyD family secretion protein, with protein sequence MKAKKYTIYAVLIILIAVGIYALTAFPRGGSSLSADQSSSIPTAYVESDTLNASFKMAGRIDQMFVKEGDQVKKGQVLAKLESRELEDKVKQAQAALLAAKSNVSKAKASVLQAQAGVGQAQATVSAAQAKKSQGSTAVGVTAQASSSQIEQAQAAAAAAKAKLDALKSGARPQELEQAQVAVKAAKETLDLTVKNLERAKKLQEAGAATQASLDQATLDHQQAEAKYNSASQQLNMVREGSRKEEITAAEAQYRQALAAVKEAQAGAGKVALQQEDVKAAQASVEQAQSAVKAAQSTVEQAQSAVAGANAQVAQAEAALQEAQTYLSYTTLRASEDGIVKSKSLSLGEMASAGFPVYTIETSTQRWAKFYVPETSLNGLQAGDTVQIKLLSGGKELKGKVILLESAADFAIQKPSQSSGDKDVRSFGVKVALPDLAASVPTGSTVLFTGKGAQ
- a CDS encoding TetR/AcrR family transcriptional regulator produces the protein MKQQTKEIIFNGALKAFSERGFNETNMEEIAKVCGIAKGTLYYNFKNKQELYIYILKMGMERFVRDIHEAMAQTPKDQVELRIRKLIQVHIEFIGREPDFCRLLVSKGWVSQEQHFNIRQVLAGYFDFMEAEIESGKFYGKISSKLDAKTTANCLFGIYIFIPMRSMVWGETMNMQEVRESTELFVCNALGIHH
- a CDS encoding glycine betaine ABC transporter substrate-binding protein, with amino-acid sequence MIPKLPIAEWIQSIVDWMGIHLAGLFNVISSVIEAVVGFFSGLFMLPHPLVFIVIIGIIAFMIGRVQLTLFTVIGFLLIDNLGYWSETMNTLGLVITSALISIIIGIPIGIWCAYSKSASRIITPLLDFMQTMPAFVYLLPAVTFFSLGVVPGVIASVIFAIPPTIRMTNLGIMQVSGELIEASDAFGSTSAQKLFKVQLPLALPTLMAGINQTIMLSLSMVVIASMIGAEGIGAVVYRAVTQLQIGKGFEAGLAVVVLAIVLDRFTQNLFKPAKRNKSRVSAKQKVWIASAVTAVILIAGASQYFVGADHSASGKGNAAANPVGEEVDYKIIGIDAGAGIMKSTAKAIKDYNLSDWKLVEGSGAAMTATLDKAIKAKKPIIVTGWTPHWMFNKYDLKYLEDPKKSYGEAEGIHTIARKGLQKDAPVAYEFLKRFKWTPEDMGEMMVAIQAGTSPEQAAKDWAEKHADKVQEWTHGLQPVNGDPFKLSYVAWDSEIASTNLLKYILENKLGYKVTALQVEAGPMWTGVASGDVDASPAAWLPLTHADYWAKYKDKLDDLGANMTGVKTGLVVPAYMNVKSIADL
- a CDS encoding ABC transporter substrate-binding protein; this translates as MRFVRLKSALTLLILTAMVVAAGCSNNTAAEKPGNDSNAGAAAGSPVKLTWWHSMSGNGEKAIKQIAADFNASHKDIQVEPVYQGKYDDSLNKLKASLGSNSGPDIIQVYEIGSKFMIDSKMITPVQQFIDADKFDLSQLEPNITRYYTIDGKLNAMPFNTSNPILYYNKDAFKAAGLDPANPPKTYDEFEKAAKALSKDGKPGASIAIYGWFMEQLFANQNADYVNNGNGRNQAATESLLNSDAGVKTLTWWKKMMDEKVVSNLGRNSDDTAKAFSAGQIAMTLDTTASLRNIVEQVGDKFEVGTGFLPRATDAKEGGVVVGGASLYIMNNKPEAQQKAAWEFIKFVASPAVQAQWSVNTGYFPITKAAYHEQVLKDNMVKYPQFQTAVDQLHASVQSTATQGAVMGVFPEARQIVEGAIEAVLSGQQQPKQALDQAAQEITGKIAQYNQTVKK
- a CDS encoding GbsR/MarR family transcriptional regulator — protein: MSLYQLGDEQQASLQKIRKRVIEAIGKNMDLYGITLSAGHLYGLLFFADKPMTLDEMGREMEMSKTSMSTGVRTLLDLKMVNKVWSKGSRKDLYEVEYDWHQTFTDFFAIKWRKAVETNLLVLRKAIDELNRLIEQGGEYDEFKAILQQDRLKMKQAVAYYKWLDRLIDSLESEEIYKLIPKEEVQD
- a CDS encoding quaternary amine ABC transporter ATP-binding protein, yielding MTILEVKNVSKLFGPHAEQGVPLLEQGWGKERLAKEKQITVGVNRANMEIKQGEIFVIMGLSGSGKSTLVRMLNRLIEPTSGEILVHGKDLRKMNKEQLREVRRKTISMVFQKFALFPHRTVLENVEYGLEIQKVEKALRQEKAQQALELVGLKNWGDKMPDELSGGMQQRVGLARALANDPEVLLMDEAFSALDPLIRRDMQDELLELQDKMKKTIVFITHDLDEALRIGDRIALMRDGSVVQIGTPEEIMIQPANSYVARFVEDVDLSKVLTAAHVMLRPETITMDRGPRVALELMRERGISNLFVIDRAKKLLGVINAEDAVHALRNNLKIEDILMTDGPQVAADTVINDLFEITSSSKVPLAVVDDKQKLLGVIVRGALLGALSGDVPTTKEVNAHDTETANR